Part of the Streptomyces sp. NBC_01460 genome, TCGGCCCACCAGCGCGTCGCCCGTCAGAACGAAGGGTCGCGGAAGGCGCACCGTGCCCAACAGCCCTGCAGCGCGGCCGAAGTCCATGGGCCGGGCCGTGCCGTCCGGGAAGTCGGCACACATCACGGCCTGACCAGCCTGGAGCTCGCGGTAGCCCGAAGAGCACATCACGAGCTGGGCGGTACGCGTCCGGGAAGCCGCGAGAAGCAGCGGCACGAGAGAGCACCCACGCCGAAGACGAGCGCATCCTTACGAGCGTGACACCGCAGGGGGAACGGCCCGTGGGCGCACTTCGGGCAGGCGGATCAGGCACCTGCCCGTCCCCCACCGGACGCGCAGGGCTTCAGGCCGAGGTCGGCGTGCCGGGCGGCTCGGCGGCTCGGTGGTGTTCGGCGTTGATGCGCTGGGCTTCCTCGAGTTGGTCCTCGAGGATGACGATGCGGCAGGCCGCCTCGATCGGGGTACCGCCGTCGACGAGTTCGCGGGCGCGGGCGGCGATGCGGAGCTGGTAGCGGGAGTAACGGCGATGCCCGCCCGCGGAGCGCAGGGGAGTGATGAGGCGGGCTTCGCCGAGGGCACGG contains:
- a CDS encoding helix-turn-helix domain-containing protein, which codes for MTAGDSFGRLDDDDYPAYTMGRAAEMLNTTQGFLRALGEARLITPLRSAGGHRRYSRYQLRIAARARELVDGGTPIEAACRIVILEDQLEEAQRINAEHHRAAEPPGTPTSA